One genomic segment of Sminthopsis crassicaudata isolate SCR6 chromosome 4, ASM4859323v1, whole genome shotgun sequence includes these proteins:
- the LOC141541332 gene encoding olfactory receptor 13G1-like, with amino-acid sequence MKNQTMEMEFILVGISSLPELRLFLLVSFLCIYVTALVGNSLIFFTIYASKQLHTPMYFLLGNLSVIDLLCTSTIVPKMLANLLSQKSAISFSGCMAQMYVFTWALVSEALLLALMAFDRYAAICHPLHYPMIMSSRVCIGMAGSIWAIGISNSAVHTSLAIPLSFCSSLIIDHFFCELPPILKLSCSDTHLNEALAFCADVIFGVGSCSLILVSYGCIIRTILRIRSSEGKKKAFSTCSSHLTVVSLYYSTVIYTYIRPTSNLTLGRDKIITALYSVIIPMFNPIIYSFRNREVKGALQRLLGWTSFFPLGRTVSIHLKNHPS; translated from the coding sequence ATGAAGAACCAGACTATGGAAATGGAATTTATATTGGTGGGAATTTCCAGCCTCCCAGAGCTACGACTGTTTCTCCTAGTGTCCTTCCTATGCATCTATGTGACTGCTCTGGTGGGAAACTCTCTCATCTTCTTTACCATCTATGCCAGTAAACAGCTTCATACACCCATGTACTTCCTTTTGGGCAACTTGTCTGTCATTGACCTCTTGTGTACATCTACAATTGTGCCCAAGATGTTAGCCAACCTTTTGTCCCAGAAGTCTGCCATTTCATTTTCAGGCTGCATGGCTCAAATGTATGTGTTCACATGGGCCTTAGTTTCAGAGGCTCTCCTCCTGGCCCTCATGGCATTTGACCGCTATGCTGCCATCTGCCATCCCCTCCATTACCCAATGATCATGAGTAGTCGTGTCTGCATTGGGATGGCAGGCAGCATCTGGGCCATTGGTATAAGCAACTCAGCAGTCCATACCAGCTTGGCAATCCCCTTGTCGTTCTGCAGTTCTCTCATCATTGACCACTTTTTCTGTGAGCTGCCACCCATCCTGAAGCTGTCATGCTCTGACACCCATCTCAATGAAGCTCTAGCTTTTTGTGCAGATGTGATATTTGGGGTGGGGAGTTGTTCCCTTATCCTGGTTTCTTATGGATGCATTATTAGGACAATTCTGAGGATTCGCTCCTCTGAGGGCAAGAAGAAAGCATTTTCCACTTGCTCTTCTCATCTTACTGTTGTCTCTCTCTACTATTCCACTGTAATTTACACTTACATTCGTCCAACCTCCAATCTCACTTTGGGAAGGGACAAAATCATCACTGCCCTCTACTCTGTCATCATCCCTATGTTCAACCCAATTATTTATTCCTTCCGGAATAGAGAAGTGAAAGGGGCCCTGCAGAGGTTATTGGGATggacttctttctttcccctaggCAGAACTGTATCAATTCATCTAAAAAATCATCCATCTTAG